The following proteins come from a genomic window of Methanocella conradii HZ254:
- a CDS encoding hydroxymethylglutaryl-CoA reductase, degradative — translation MEKTSRISGFYRLSPQERLNAVKEFAGLSDEEASIISSTGALKYEQVDRMVENVIGVMPIPLGVAVNFLINGKDYLIPMAIEEPSVIAAASNAARMAREKGGFQTSSTGPFMRGLIQVTGVKDPYSARFVVLAEKEKIMEMANAVDPILVKFGGGCKDVEAYVKDTPHGPILVVHLIVDCRDAMGANAVNTMAETVAPYIEKATGGRVYLRIISNLADRRLMRARAVFAKEAIGGEEVVDGIIKAYEFALADPYRAATHNKGIMNGISAVTLATGNDTRAIEAGAHAYAAITGTYRPLTAYEKNADGDLVGTIEIPLAVGLVGGATASHPTARANVKILGVKTATELGEVMAAVGLAQNFAALRALATEGIQRGHMQLHSRNVAIQAGATGELIDKVAEAMVREKKVRADRAKELLEQFKRQSSPGMRTP, via the coding sequence ATGGAGAAGACTTCCAGGATATCGGGATTCTACAGGCTATCGCCACAGGAGCGGCTGAACGCGGTCAAAGAATTCGCAGGGCTATCGGACGAGGAGGCATCAATAATTAGCTCGACCGGGGCGCTGAAGTACGAGCAGGTCGACCGCATGGTGGAAAACGTCATAGGGGTGATGCCCATCCCGTTAGGGGTGGCGGTGAACTTTCTAATAAATGGCAAGGATTACTTGATCCCCATGGCCATCGAGGAGCCGTCCGTGATAGCGGCCGCATCTAACGCGGCCAGGATGGCCAGGGAGAAGGGCGGCTTCCAGACAAGCAGCACCGGCCCCTTCATGCGCGGCCTCATACAGGTCACCGGCGTCAAGGACCCGTATAGCGCCAGGTTCGTGGTGCTGGCCGAGAAGGAGAAGATAATGGAGATGGCCAATGCTGTCGACCCCATTCTAGTGAAGTTCGGAGGGGGCTGCAAGGACGTGGAGGCTTACGTCAAGGACACGCCCCACGGGCCCATACTGGTCGTCCACCTCATCGTGGACTGTCGGGACGCCATGGGCGCGAACGCGGTCAACACGATGGCCGAGACGGTGGCACCGTACATAGAGAAGGCTACAGGCGGTAGAGTATATTTACGCATCATCTCTAACCTGGCGGACAGGCGCCTCATGAGGGCGAGGGCGGTGTTCGCGAAAGAGGCCATAGGCGGCGAGGAGGTAGTAGATGGCATAATAAAGGCGTACGAGTTCGCCCTGGCGGACCCCTACAGGGCTGCCACGCACAACAAGGGCATCATGAATGGCATCAGCGCGGTGACGCTGGCCACCGGCAACGACACCAGGGCCATAGAGGCGGGGGCGCACGCCTACGCCGCCATCACGGGCACATACAGGCCTCTCACCGCATACGAAAAGAACGCGGATGGCGATTTAGTGGGGACCATCGAGATTCCCCTGGCGGTGGGCCTTGTCGGAGGCGCGACGGCTTCCCACCCCACGGCAAGGGCCAACGTGAAAATACTCGGGGTCAAGACCGCCACCGAGCTGGGGGAGGTCATGGCCGCCGTAGGCCTCGCCCAAAACTTCGCGGCGCTGAGGGCGCTCGCAACCGAGGGCATCCAGCGCGGCCACATGCAGCTACACTCCAGGAACGTGGCCATCCAGGCAGGCGCCACAGGCGAGCTAATAGATAAGGTGGCCGAGGCCATGGTAAGGGAGAAGAAGGTAAGGGCGGACAGGGCGAAGGAGCTCCTTGAGCAGTTTAAGAGACAATCCTCTCCGGGCATGAGAACGCCTTGA
- the engB gene encoding GTP-binding protein EngB — MSLAGLNFEHVEAKHEIVFIGRSNVGKSTLMRRLIGIKVRVGRRPGVTQRPNYYKFGDLLVTDMPGYGYMKGVDYKKQERIRDLIVKYFEDNAPRILCAVQVVDAKSFSEVVDRWTARGEVPIDVELFSFLKDLGIPVIVAVNKIDNIYERERDMVLDDIVLRLGFNPPWTNWLDRIAPISAKKGEVEHLRKLLKDRLRAIKRPDLASCFSMNK, encoded by the coding sequence ATGTCGCTGGCAGGCCTAAACTTCGAGCACGTCGAGGCGAAGCACGAGATAGTCTTCATAGGCCGCTCCAACGTGGGCAAGTCCACCCTCATGAGGCGGCTCATAGGCATTAAGGTCCGCGTGGGAAGGCGGCCCGGAGTCACGCAGAGGCCGAACTACTACAAGTTCGGGGACCTATTGGTTACCGACATGCCCGGCTATGGCTACATGAAAGGCGTAGACTACAAAAAGCAGGAGAGGATAAGGGACCTCATCGTAAAATACTTCGAGGATAACGCGCCCCGCATATTGTGCGCCGTGCAGGTGGTGGATGCAAAGTCCTTCTCGGAGGTCGTGGATAGATGGACTGCCAGGGGGGAGGTGCCCATTGACGTCGAGCTTTTTAGCTTTTTGAAGGACCTGGGCATACCGGTGATCGTGGCCGTCAACAAGATCGATAACATCTATGAGCGGGAGCGGGACATGGTGCTCGACGATATCGTGCTTCGGCTGGGCTTTAACCCCCCGTGGACGAACTGGCTTGACAGGATAGCCCCGATTAGCGCCAAGAAGGGAGAGGTCGAGCACTTAAGGAAGCTTTTGAAGGATAGGCTTCGTGCCATTAAGCGCCCCGACCTGGCGTCGTGCTTTAGCATGAATAAGTGA
- a CDS encoding Tfx family DNA-binding protein has product MAIKSFLTKRQVMVLRLRQAGMTQEEIARRIKTTRANVSLIEKRARENIDRSRETLKEWESIVSPVRVMIKKGTDVIKVPEVVFAEADRAGIHVKSNSLDLITRIKKEKGSIISNRTLTEDMEIDITDAGEVSIL; this is encoded by the coding sequence ATGGCTATTAAATCATTCCTCACGAAGAGGCAGGTCATGGTGCTCCGCCTGAGGCAGGCTGGCATGACGCAGGAGGAGATAGCCCGCAGGATAAAGACCACCAGGGCGAACGTGAGCCTCATCGAGAAGAGGGCCAGGGAGAACATAGACCGCTCCAGGGAGACCCTCAAGGAGTGGGAGAGCATCGTATCCCCCGTGAGGGTGATGATAAAGAAGGGCACGGACGTGATCAAGGTACCCGAAGTGGTGTTCGCGGAGGCTGACAGGGCTGGCATCCACGTTAAATCGAACTCCCTTGACCTCATCACCCGCATCAAAAAGGAAAAGGGGAGCATCATTTCCAACCGCACGCTCACGGAAGACATGGAGATAGACATCACGGACGCGGGCGAGGTGAGCATCCTTTAG
- a CDS encoding preprotein translocase subunit Sec61beta yields MAKKDTSGLMSSAGIMRYFEAEESAIKIDPLFVIAAAIIFGAMVWGLNLYFGRLW; encoded by the coding sequence ATGGCTAAAAAAGACACCAGCGGATTGATGTCGTCGGCCGGCATCATGAGGTACTTCGAGGCCGAGGAGTCCGCAATCAAGATCGACCCGCTTTTCGTGATCGCCGCCGCCATAATATTCGGCGCCATGGTCTGGGGCCTCAACCTGTACTTCGGGCGGCTCTGGTAG
- the fdhD gene encoding formate dehydrogenase accessory sulfurtransferase FdhD yields MDTVREYDSVKITRRGREPARDQVMVEATIDLLVNGTRLSSIVTTPEMHRELVVGYLITEGAISSMNDVQGIEQDGNKVDVKIKNFEHFNLWYELRSSGCIGINWEHRDEDLFLPIGQRFDIDIILDSLGYLYSDIHKKTRGAHTACLVDAGGEMRYRALDVGRHNAIDKVVGAAALAGEDVTKMFLLSSGRQPAGMVMKAARAGIPLVVSKAAPISSGIESARRANLTLACFADGEKVKAFSCPERIVS; encoded by the coding sequence ATGGATACTGTGAGAGAGTACGACTCCGTTAAAATCACCAGGCGGGGGAGGGAGCCGGCACGAGACCAGGTCATGGTCGAGGCCACCATCGACCTTCTGGTGAATGGCACGCGGCTATCCTCAATCGTGACCACGCCCGAGATGCACCGCGAACTCGTGGTGGGGTATCTCATCACCGAGGGGGCGATCTCGTCCATGAACGATGTCCAGGGTATAGAGCAGGACGGCAATAAGGTGGATGTGAAGATAAAAAATTTTGAGCACTTCAACCTCTGGTACGAGCTCCGCTCCTCCGGGTGTATAGGGATAAACTGGGAGCACCGTGACGAAGACCTGTTTTTGCCGATTGGCCAGAGGTTTGATATTGATATCATTTTGGATAGCCTTGGCTATCTTTATTCAGATATCCACAAAAAAACCAGGGGCGCCCATACCGCATGCCTGGTAGACGCTGGCGGCGAGATGAGGTACAGGGCGCTGGACGTGGGAAGACACAATGCCATCGACAAGGTGGTGGGGGCGGCGGCCCTGGCGGGCGAGGACGTGACAAAGATGTTTTTGCTCTCGTCGGGCAGGCAGCCCGCTGGCATGGTCATGAAGGCGGCCAGGGCGGGCATACCGCTCGTGGTGTCGAAGGCAGCGCCCATAAGCTCAGGGATAGAGAGCGCCCGGCGCGCCAACCTGACCCTGGCGTGCTTCGCGGACGGGGAAAAGGTCAAGGCGTTCTCATGCCCGGAGAGGATTGTCTCTTAA